DNA sequence from the Vicinamibacteria bacterium genome:
GCGCAGCAGTTCGGATTGGATGCGAACCACGTAGTCTCCGTCCCGCCTGGGCTCGAAAGCGAGCCGGAGATCTCCTTCGCCCCCGCTGGCGACGTGCACCGGTGCCTCACCTGGCTCGTTCCCGACTCGAAATAGGTCCAAGAACAACCGCCAGTCCGATGGGGGCGCCAGCTCGAGCTTGACCTCGATCCGCTGGCCTCGCTTCACCGAAAAGCGGAAGCCGGTGGCGAATGCATCCGAGCGGTCGATATAGAACGACTCGCGAAAGGGAGGTCGGATACCTATTGGCGATCGGAGGGCGCTTTCCGATGCCTCCGTCCAGTCACGCCCGAGCGCGGTATCCAGCAGCTCGGCTTTCGACAGAGCGTGGCGGTAACCATCGTGGGCGCTCGTCGGCAGGTACGGATCGGGAACGATCTCGGCCTTGCACCCCGCGAGCGTCGCCGCAAGCGCGAGACCCACAGTGCCACGAAGCATGCCATAGGAGAGGATAACCGA
Encoded proteins:
- a CDS encoding M23 family metallopeptidase produces the protein MLRGTVGLALAATLAGCKAEIVPDPYLPTSAHDGYRHALSKAELLDTALGRDWTEASESALRSPIGIRPPFRESFYIDRSDAFATGFRFSVKRGQRIEVKLELAPPSDWRLFLDLFRVGNEPGEAPVHVASGGEGDLRLAFEPRRDGDYVVRIQSELLRGGSCTVEIRNVASLEFPVSGHDTSSIGSRFGAPREGGRRSHHGVDIFAPRHTEVRATSRARVRRVADWRLGGRVIWLEDPERDLRIYFAHLETQEAIEGTWVVPGQRIGTVGNSGNARSTPPHLHFGVYAQRE